A single genomic interval of Antechinus flavipes isolate AdamAnt ecotype Samford, QLD, Australia chromosome 1, AdamAnt_v2, whole genome shotgun sequence harbors:
- the GGT5 gene encoding glutathione hydrolase 5 proenzyme, translating into MAKIGGRAVCFLLLALGILVAVIVLASILAPRGSSCPSRSYPTAAVAADSRSCSDIGRDILERGGSAVDAAIAALVCTCVLNPQSMGLGGGVIFTVYDASTGEVEVINARETVPEASPRNLQERCRRDQPLGKGVYWIGIPGELRGYQLAHRRHGRLPWAQLFKPTIRLLREGFRVPKVLSAFLNSSLSLAINSSSLRQLFFRGQKPLAEGELLQWPALARTLEAVAEKGADELYEGALAEDLLADLALEGSQLTKEDLAGFRPEVVKPLALNLGNYTLYSPPPPAGGAILSFVLNVLQGFRFSQDALAQLEGKVSTYHRIVETLKFANGLRWKLRDPRSYPEAPDIYKELLTEELAQEVRDRIGPRGDHAPSYYNVSARAGPEAGTSHVAVLGADGSAVSATSTINIPFGSMVYSPKTGLILNNQLLDFCWRETPGSSKLLDPVPGERPPSSMVPSILISKDQKSLLVIGGSGGQMIIPATALAIVNNLWFGLNLHDAIKAKILHVRPTTKLLFEPGFDEEIKNGLIRRGHEVEEVSFWLNVVQAVAKDGPGCIHAESDLRKLGEAAGY; encoded by the exons GGATATCCTGGAGCGAGGCGGCTCCGCCGTGGACGCCGCCATCGCCGCCCTGGTCTGCACCTGTGTCCTGAACCCTCAGAGCATGGGGCTGGGAGGCGGGGTCATCTTCACTGTCTATGACGCCAGCACAG GAGAGGTAGAAGTGATCAACGCTCGGGAAACCGTGCCCGAGGCCAGCCCCCGGAATCTGCAGGAGCGCTGCCGCAGAGACCAACCGCTGGGAAAAG GCGTCTACTGGATTGGAATCCCGGGGGAGCTGCGAGGCTACCAGCTGGCACATCGGCGCCACGGCCGCTTGCCGTGGGCCCAGCTGTTCAAGCCCACCATCCGCCTTCTCCGGGAGGGCTTCCGCGTGCCCAAAGTCCTGAGCGCATTTCTCAACAGCTCGCTTAGCCTGGCCATAAATAGCTCCAGTCTTCG CCAGCTGTTCTTCAGGGGACAAAAGCCGCTGGCGGAGGGGGAGCTCCTGCAGTGGCCGGCGCTGGCCCGCACCCTGGAGGCGGTGGCCGAGAAGGGCGCCGACGAGCTCTACGAGGGGGCCCTCGCCGAGGATCTCCTGGCCGACCTTGCCCTGGAAG ggAGCCAGCTGACCAAGGAAGATCTGGCCGGTTTCCGACCCGAAGTGGTCAAGCCCCTGGCCCTGAACCTGGGGAACTACACTCTgtactcccccccaccccctgcaGGAGGCGCCATCCTCAGCTTTGTCCTGAATGTGCTCCAAG GCTTTCGGTTCTCCCAGGATGCCCTGGCCCAGCTCGAGGGGAAGGTCAGCACCTACCACCGGATAGTGGAGACCCTGAAGTTTGCTAACGGGCTCAGGTGGAAGCTGCGGGATCCTCGGAGCTACCCAGAAGCCCCG GACATTTACAAGGAGCTGCTGACAGAGGAGCTGGCCCAGGAGGTCCGGGACCGCATCGGCCCCCGGGGCGACCACGCCCCCAGCTACTACAACGTCAGTGCGCGGGCCGGGCCGGAGGCGGGTACCTCCCACGTGGCCGTCCTGGGCGCCGACGGCAGCGCCGTGTCGGCCACCAGCACCATCAACATCCC GTTTGGCTCCATGGTGTATTCCCCAAAGACTGGGCTCATTCTCAACAACCAACTACTGGACTTCTGCTGGAGGGAGACTCCAGGCTCCAGCAAGCTGCTGGATCCAG TTCCAGGGGAAAGGCCCCCCTCTTCCATGGTCCCATCCATCTTGATCTCCAAAGATCAGAAGTCCCTGCTGGTGATCGGGGGCTCCGGAGGACAAATGATCATTCCAGCCACTGCCTTG GCCATCGTGAACAACCTGTGGTTTGGTCTGAACCTTCATGACGCCATCAAGGCAAAGATTCTCCACGTGCGGCCCACAACCAAGCTTCTCTTCGAGCCAGGGTTCGACGAG GAGATCAAGAACGGGCTCATTCGCCGTGGACACGAGGTAGAAGAAGTCAGCTTCTGGCTGAATGTGGTCCAGGCCGTGGCCAAGGACGGGCCGGGCTGCATTCACGCCGAATCCGACCTGAGGAAGCTGGGGGAGGCAGCTGGCTACTGA
- the SUSD2 gene encoding sushi domain-containing protein 2, whose product MCLWWFALLASGLLWLPAESLDSCSGHCGAFRDNCSCHVTCPSLRTCCPDYKQFCLEIEPYSGSVMGGKDFVLLGEPWVPQASSVVCRFRETIQTRGYVDDKGRIHCVSPLLYESGRIPFRVSLDGGRTFPSSGTWLAVHPGKVSDSAQSQLVNDTKWQYYGTPGVTGTLTLSWNSSLLPEPRVNIELWGYRETGKPYSDDWKGQWSYLYTLARNFSNGPNFTFTPVPAKPQYQAWEVGALRISGSKHRDGERDVPAIWSSDHALAWHLGEDFRRDSAAWATAKCKSWVRLEETLPNFLEELEDCPCTLTQARADTGRFFTDYGCDIESGSVCTYHPEAVHCVRSIQGSPRYAAGQQCCYSAAGTQVLTKDTSSGSTPDRGHDWGSYPFGAPPRVPGFSHWMYDVITFYYCCLWSKNCQLYLDLRPSSDCRTYRPPHLASAFGDPHFLTFDGAHFTFNGRGEYVMVQSELTGLMVQARTQPPSTASRAQATAILAVAVKENVSDVVEARLGGPSGKTLEVLLNQELLNFTEQSWLDLKDMYLSVSGNRNVSMMLSSGAGVEIQAHEHFLSLSVLLPKKFLNHTQGLLGTLNNNLSDDFTLRNRTVLSPSTPQELLKFGADWAILNESSLFTYDSSFLVDNYLQKPKHDPDFLPTFTHGPPTPEVSSLCGEDLFCQFDALVTGRLDIGNATRVAHEQHRRLQRDLEPEVSCGWLSPPEHGKKTGTSYLVGYSVEFSCEPGYSLRGSKRRTCQPDGRWSGEVPQCKPASNKTVLLAVILGVLCVMVLAVLGYVLLRRRRRSTVIM is encoded by the exons ATGTGTCTTTGGTGGTTTGCGCTCCTAGCCAGCGGGCTTCTCTGGCTCCCCGCAG AGTCCCTAGACTCGTGCTCTGGGCACTGTGGGGCTTTCAGAGACAACTGCTCTTGTCACGTGACCTGCCCGTCCCTGCGCACCTGCTGTCCCGACTACAAGCAGTTCTGTCTGGAGATCGAGCCCTACTCGGGCTCCGTGATGGGCGGCAAAGACTTCGTGCTGCTGGGAGAGCCGTGGGTCCCCCAGGCCTCCTCCGTGGTCTGCAG ATTCCGAGAAACCATCCAAACTCGGGGCTACGTGGATGACAAGGGCAGGATCCACTGTGTGTCGCCCCTCCTGTACGAAAGCGGGCGGATTCCCTTCAGAGTGTCCCTGGATGGCGGCAGAACGTTCCCTAGCTCCGGGACCTGGCTGGCAG TCCATCCCGGCAAAGTGTCCGATTCTGCCCAGAGTCAGCTGGTCAATGACACCAAGTGGCAGTACTACGGGACCCCGGGGGTCACCGGGACCCTCACCCTCTCCTGGAACAGCTCCCTGCTGCCTGAGCCCAGGGTCAATATTGAGCTGTGGGGCTACCGAGAGACGG GCAAGCCCTACTCTGACGACTGGAAGGGCCAGTGGTCGTACCTCTACACCCTGGCCAGGAACTTCTCCAATGGTCCCAACTTCACCTTCACCCCAGTGCCCGCCAAACCCCAGTACCAGGCTTGGGAAGTGGGCGCCCTGCGCATCTCCGGGAGCAAGCACCGGGATGGAGAGAG GGACGTCCCTGCCATCTGGAGCAGTGATCACGCCCTGGCCTGGCACCTGGGGGAGGACTTCCGCCGAGACTCTGCCGCCTGGGCCACCGCCAAGTGCAAGAGCTGGGTCCGGCTGGAGGAAACGCTGCCCAATTTCCTGGAGGAGCTCGAGGATTGTCCCTGCACTCTGACCCAGGCTCGGGCCGACACCGGCCGCTTCTTT ACCGATTACGGCTGTGACATCGAGAGTGGCAGCGTGTGCACGTACCACCCGGAGGCCGTGCACTGTGTGCGCAGCATCCAGGGGAG CCCCCGGTACGCGGCGGGCCAGCAATGCTGCTACTCGGCGGCGGGCACCCAGGTGCTGACCAAGGACACGTCCAGCGGGAGCACCCCAGACCGCGGGCACGACTGGGGCTCCTACCCCTTCGGGGCGCCCCCTCGCGTGCCCGGCTTCTCCCACTGGATGTACGACGTCATCACCTTCTACTACTGCTGCCTCTGGTCCAAGAACTGCCAATTGTACCTGGATTTGCGGCCCTCGAGCGACTGCCGGACGTACCGCCCCCCCCACCTGG CCTCAGCCTTCGGGGACCCTCACTTCCTGACGTTTGACGGCGCCCACTTTACGTTCAACGGCCGGGGAGAGTACGTGATGGTGCAGTCTGAGCTCACAGGGCTGATGGTGCAGGCCAGGACCCAGCCACCCTCCACAGCCAGCA GGGCCCAGGCGACGGCCATCTTGGCGGTGGCGGTGAAGGAGAACGTCTCTGATGTGGTCGAGGCCCGGCTCGGGGGGCCGAGCGGAAAGACCCTCGAGGTCCTGCTGAACCAGGAGCTCCTGAACTTCACCGAGCAGAGCTGGTTAGACCTAAAAG ACATGTACTTGTCGGTGTCCGGGAACCGGAACGTGTCCATGATGTTGAGCTCCGGGGCTGGCGTGGAAATCCAGGCGCACGAGCACTTCCTGAGCCTGAGCGTCCTTCTTCCCAAGAAGTTCCTCAACCACACTCAGGGCCTCCTGGGGACCCTGAACAACAACTTGAGCGATGACTTCACGCTGAGGAACAGGACGGTCTTGTCCCCCAGCACCCCCCAGGAGCTGCTCAAGTTTGGCGCCGACT GGGCCATTTTGAACGAGTCTTCCCTGTTCACTTATGATTCCTCGTTTCTGGTGGACAACTACCTGCAGAAGCCCAAGCACGACCCCGACTTCCTGCCCACGTTCACCCACGGGCCCCCGACCCCCGAGGTGTCCTCCCTGTGTGGGGAGGACCTCTTCTGCCAGTTCGACGCCCTCGTCACCGGGAGACTGGACATCGGCAACGCCACGAGGGTGGCCCACGAGCAGCACCGGCGGCTGCAGCGGGACCTGGAGCCCG AGGTGTCCTGCGGCTGGCTGTCTCCCCCCGAGCACGGGAAGAAAACTGGAACCAGCTACCTGGTGGGCTACTCCGTGGAGTTCAGCTGTGAGCCCGGCTACTCGCTGAGAGGCTCCAAGCGGCGGACCTGCCAGCCCGACGGCAGGTGGTCAGGGGAGGTGCCGCAGTGCAAGCCAG CCTCGAATAAAACTGTGCTGCTCGCAGTCATCCTGGGAGTGCTGTGTGTGATGGTTCTGGCTGTCCTAGGCTACGTACtcctgaggaggaggaggaggtccACGGTTATAATGTAG